In Dromiciops gliroides isolate mDroGli1 chromosome 4, mDroGli1.pri, whole genome shotgun sequence, one DNA window encodes the following:
- the PRKAB2 gene encoding 5'-AMP-activated protein kinase subunit beta-2, producing MGNTTSERVPGERHGSKSHRADGAGGQPHGKEHPHKIMVGSTDDPSVFSVPDSKLPGDKEFVSWQQDLEDSVKPMQQARPTVIRWSEGGKEVFISGSFNNWSAKIPLIKSHNDFVAILDLPEGEHQYKFFVDGQWVHDPSEPVVTSQLGTINNLIHVKKSDFEVFDALKLDSMESSETSCRDLSSSPPGLYGQEMYVFRSEERFKSPPILPPHLLQVILNKDTNISCDPALLPEPNHVMLNHLYALSIKDSVMVLSATHRYKKKYVTTLLYKPI from the exons ATGGGCAACACCACGAGTGAACGGGTGCCCGGGGAGCGCCACGGCTCCAAGTCCCACCGCGCCGATGGCGCCGGCGGGCAGCCGCACGGCAAGGAGCACCCGCACAAGATCATGGTGGGCAGCACGGACGACCCGAGCGTCTTCAGCGTGCCCGACTCCAAG CTCCCTGGGGATAAAGAGTTTGTGTCCTGGCAGCAAGATTTGGAAGACTCTGTCAAGCCCATGCAGCAAGCTCGTCCCACGGTCATCCGATGGTCCGAGGGAGGCAAGGAGGTCTTTATCTCTGGATCCTTCAACAACTGGAGTGCCAAAATCCCCCTCATTAAGAG CCACAATGACTTTGTTGCCATTTTGGACCTCCCCGAGGGGGAGCACCAGTACAAGTTTTTCGTGGATGGCCAGTGGGTCCATGATCCATCAGAG cctGTTGTTACCAGCCAGCTCGGCACTATTAACAACCTGATACATGTCAAAAAGTCTGATTTTGAGGTATTTGATGCTTTGAAGTTAGATTCCATGGAGAGTTCAGAAACTTCATGTCGAG ACTTGTCCAGTTCTCCACCAGGGCTTTATGGGCAAGAAATGTATGTCTTTCGATCTGAGGAGCGCTTCAAATCCCCACccatcctccctcctcacctgctCCAGGTTATTCTTAACAAGGACACTAATATTTCT tGTGACCCAGCCCTGCTGCCTGAACCAAACCACGTCATGCTCAACCATTTGTATGCACTGTCCATTAAG GACAGTGTGATGGTCCTCAGTGCCACTCATCGCTACAAAAAGAAGTATGTCACTACCCTGCTGTACAAGCCCATCTGA